The following coding sequences lie in one Mucilaginibacter sp. KACC 22773 genomic window:
- a CDS encoding RNA polymerase sigma factor produces the protein MTNFIKPGKTGTSTDDELLNIYRKNGDVAVLGQLYERYMGLVYGVCLKYLKDEDGAKDAVMGIFEELVEKVKKHDISIFRNWLYVLGRNYCLMQLRAGKKLDVINLDDVMEFTPLLHPDDNNREEAYKALEVCIDKLAGAQKQSIDLFYLQEKCYKEIAEVTGFSLNEVKSYIQNGKRNLKICLEKSSEH, from the coding sequence ATGACCAATTTTATTAAACCAGGCAAAACAGGCACATCAACGGATGACGAACTGCTTAACATTTACCGTAAAAACGGCGATGTTGCGGTTTTAGGACAACTATATGAACGATATATGGGCCTGGTTTACGGCGTATGCTTAAAATACCTGAAAGATGAAGATGGCGCCAAAGATGCTGTAATGGGTATTTTTGAAGAGTTGGTAGAAAAGGTTAAGAAACACGACATCAGCATATTCAGGAACTGGCTTTATGTATTGGGGCGCAACTATTGCTTAATGCAGTTAAGGGCCGGCAAAAAGCTGGATGTAATTAATTTAGATGATGTTATGGAATTTACCCCATTACTGCATCCTGATGATAATAATCGCGAAGAAGCCTACAAAGCTTTAGAAGTATGTATTGATAAACTGGCCGGTGCCCAAAAACAAAGCATCGATTTATTTTATTTACAAGAAAAGTGTTATAAAGAAATTGCCGAGGTAACAGGTTTTAGCCTGAACGAGGTAAAAAGTTATATACAAAACGGCAAACGTAATCTTAAAATTTGCCTGGAGAAGAGCAGTGAACACTAA
- a CDS encoding carboxypeptidase-like regulatory domain-containing protein, which produces MNTKKADILQVRKYLNGELDAKAMHRLEHDALDDPFLMDALEGFESAPKDQQANLADLTARLQQRTEQKKGRVISWQVWSIAASVLIVLTIGGLWIKRNSPEQAKQLAELQKDKTQVVDKDTVATPPHHSTQETLMANNAAKQPVLTSADRPTATRKYAAGKSVYQQEISADDNKSAAPAGDVFKKVPQVAEPATEPKQENSSISEMVVMNYTDSKAKADSLALLAKKAREKASNPVESKLTGKVAGLEVITSKDAKTQFGYSSINGLIIGKGDNMPVVGAAIRIQGTNKSTVTDVNGYFSMPVTKNNETLDIASIGYQPRQVSVKRGDSLKVVLNPDNDALAEVTVAGNDKVSKTVAAHPQGEMAGLKKYLQANATVPEGDATGTVSVLFTVNTDGTLSDFKIKKSLSAVADQKAIDLIKAGPTWVGNSNGKPEQVTVKVKFATK; this is translated from the coding sequence GTGAACACTAAAAAGGCCGACATATTGCAAGTTAGAAAGTACCTGAACGGGGAACTTGATGCCAAAGCTATGCACCGGCTGGAGCATGACGCGCTTGATGACCCCTTTTTAATGGATGCGCTGGAAGGTTTTGAATCGGCCCCCAAAGACCAGCAGGCCAATCTTGCCGACCTTACCGCAAGACTACAGCAACGTACCGAACAAAAGAAAGGCCGCGTAATATCATGGCAGGTATGGTCAATAGCGGCATCGGTTCTTATTGTGCTTACCATTGGTGGCTTGTGGATAAAGAGGAACTCGCCGGAACAAGCAAAGCAACTGGCCGAGTTACAAAAAGATAAAACACAAGTTGTCGATAAAGATACCGTGGCAACGCCGCCACACCATTCCACGCAGGAAACCCTAATGGCAAATAATGCAGCAAAACAACCTGTTTTAACCAGTGCCGACAGGCCGACTGCTACCCGAAAATACGCTGCTGGTAAATCGGTTTATCAACAGGAGATATCCGCCGACGATAATAAAAGTGCCGCCCCTGCCGGGGATGTATTTAAAAAAGTCCCCCAGGTTGCCGAACCAGCAACCGAGCCTAAGCAGGAAAACAGCTCCATAAGCGAAATGGTGGTGATGAACTACACCGACAGCAAAGCGAAAGCGGATAGCCTTGCGCTGCTTGCCAAAAAAGCCCGCGAAAAAGCATCCAACCCCGTTGAATCTAAATTAACCGGAAAAGTTGCCGGTTTGGAGGTTATTACCTCTAAAGATGCCAAAACCCAGTTTGGATATAGCAGTATTAATGGCCTTATAATAGGCAAGGGCGATAACATGCCGGTTGTTGGCGCAGCTATACGTATCCAGGGCACCAACAAGAGTACAGTGACCGATGTAAATGGTTACTTTAGCATGCCTGTTACCAAAAACAACGAAACGCTTGATATTGCATCCATAGGCTACCAGCCAAGGCAGGTGAGCGTAAAACGTGGCGATAGCCTTAAAGTGGTACTCAACCCGGATAATGACGCCCTTGCCGAAGTTACAGTTGCAGGCAACGATAAAGTATCAAAAACAGTTGCAGCGCATCCGCAAGGCGAAATGGCAGGCTTAAAAAAATACCTGCAGGCAAATGCTACCGTGCCCGAAGGTGATGCTACCGGAACCGTATCGGTACTATTTACTGTAAACACCGATGGTACTTTAAGCGATTTCAAGATCAAAAAAAGCCTTTCGGCCGTTGCCGACCAAAAGGCTATCGACCTGATAAAAGCCGGCCCAACCTGGGTAGGCAACAGCAACGGCAAACCAGAGCAGGTTACCGTTAAGGTTAAATTCGCTACGAAATAG
- a CDS encoding low molecular weight protein tyrosine phosphatase family protein — protein MANLLFICSKNQWRSPTAELLFKNHPEHTACSAGTSDKARIRITQKMIDRADVVFVMERRHKQLLNQRFNLNNKQVTVLDIEDNYQFNDPELIEILRNVLSGYL, from the coding sequence TTGGCCAACCTCCTTTTCATCTGCAGTAAAAACCAATGGCGCAGTCCAACAGCCGAGTTATTGTTCAAAAATCACCCCGAACATACAGCTTGCTCGGCCGGTACCAGCGACAAGGCCCGTATTCGCATAACCCAAAAAATGATTGACCGGGCCGATGTTGTATTTGTGATGGAGCGCAGACATAAACAGTTGCTTAACCAGCGTTTCAATTTAAACAATAAACAGGTAACCGTCCTTGATATTGAAGATAACTATCAATTTAACGACCCCGAACTGATAGAAATATTAAGGAATGTTTTAAGCGGATACCTATAA
- a CDS encoding nuclear transport factor 2 family protein gives MRKSILTMVYTSLLLILITSQKTIAADMAAEDTVKKVNPEVLQTINTVLKASYTFDIDKVTDMYAPNAVVTDEQNPYSWNGQLAGVQWVNSVQKAVKDFKIHDFTVNIKKIKIFQQTEEVAYLIVPVEYTGTVNGDPFNEEGAFSFVFRYVSGKWLIKSQAWVPKNGL, from the coding sequence ATGAGGAAAAGCATATTAACAATGGTGTACACAAGCTTGTTATTGATTTTAATAACAAGTCAAAAAACCATTGCTGCGGATATGGCCGCCGAAGATACCGTAAAGAAAGTTAACCCCGAGGTGTTGCAAACCATCAATACTGTACTAAAAGCATCTTACACATTTGATATTGATAAGGTTACGGACATGTACGCCCCCAATGCTGTGGTTACCGACGAGCAAAACCCTTATTCGTGGAACGGGCAACTGGCCGGTGTACAGTGGGTAAACTCGGTGCAAAAGGCGGTTAAAGATTTTAAAATTCACGACTTTACCGTAAACATAAAAAAGATCAAGATTTTTCAGCAGACCGAAGAAGTTGCCTACCTGATAGTTCCTGTTGAATACACCGGCACCGTTAACGGCGATCCGTTTAACGAAGAAGGGGCATTTTCCTTTGTGTTTCGTTACGTGAGCGGAAAATGGCTCATTAAAAGCCAGGCCTGGGTGCCCAAAAACGGATTGTAA
- a CDS encoding amidohydrolase, with the protein MKLCIVPVFLLFTTPIFAQQTQVNIKADALKDQVIAWRRDFHEHPELGNHEVRTSAIIAKHLQSLGIQVQTGVATTGVVGILKGGKPGPVVALRADMDGLPVIERTDVPFASKVKTTYNGQEVGVMHACGHDSHMAILMGVAQVLSGMKSELHGTVKFIFQPAEEGVEPGQKGGAEEMVKQGVLENPKVDVVFGLHINSQTEVGKIAYRPGGTMAGVNDLQIIVKGRSAHGAYPWSSVDPIVVSAEIINNLQTIVSRNINITENPAVVTIGAIKGGNRSNIIPESVEMLGTLRSLTPADEKMLVERVKQIATKTAEAQGATAEVKIPYSSHYPVTFNDPALTQQMLPSLKKTAGAENVLLRPPVTGAEDFSFYQEKVPGMFIFLGGMPKGADPLKAPSHHTPDFYIDESGFTLGVKALCNLTLDYMNAKGK; encoded by the coding sequence ATGAAATTATGCATCGTCCCTGTTTTTTTACTATTTACAACACCAATATTTGCCCAGCAAACGCAAGTAAATATTAAAGCCGATGCCCTTAAAGACCAGGTAATTGCCTGGCGCCGCGATTTTCATGAACACCCCGAATTGGGCAACCACGAGGTGCGCACTTCGGCAATTATTGCCAAACACCTGCAGTCGTTGGGTATCCAGGTGCAAACTGGCGTAGCTACAACAGGGGTTGTTGGTATTTTAAAAGGCGGTAAGCCGGGCCCTGTAGTTGCTTTGCGGGCAGACATGGATGGCTTGCCGGTTATTGAACGTACAGATGTGCCTTTTGCCTCAAAGGTAAAAACCACTTATAACGGCCAGGAGGTTGGCGTAATGCACGCCTGCGGGCACGATTCGCACATGGCTATTTTAATGGGTGTGGCCCAGGTGCTCTCGGGCATGAAAAGCGAGTTGCACGGAACTGTTAAATTTATTTTTCAGCCAGCCGAAGAAGGGGTAGAGCCGGGCCAGAAAGGCGGCGCCGAAGAAATGGTGAAGCAAGGCGTGCTGGAAAACCCCAAAGTTGATGTAGTATTTGGCCTGCACATCAATTCGCAAACCGAGGTTGGCAAAATAGCGTATCGCCCGGGCGGCACAATGGCCGGTGTTAATGATTTGCAGATCATCGTAAAAGGGCGGTCGGCACATGGGGCCTACCCATGGTCGAGCGTCGATCCGATTGTGGTTTCGGCCGAGATCATCAATAATCTGCAAACTATTGTGAGCCGCAATATAAACATAACCGAAAACCCGGCGGTGGTAACCATTGGCGCCATAAAAGGCGGTAACCGGTCGAACATTATCCCCGAGAGTGTTGAAATGCTGGGTACATTGCGTTCATTAACTCCGGCAGACGAAAAGATGCTGGTTGAGCGCGTTAAACAAATAGCAACAAAAACGGCCGAAGCACAGGGCGCTACTGCCGAGGTGAAGATTCCGTACAGCAGCCATTACCCGGTTACTTTTAACGATCCGGCGCTTACCCAGCAAATGCTGCCCAGCCTGAAAAAGACGGCAGGTGCCGAAAATGTACTACTTCGCCCACCCGTTACCGGGGCCGAAGATTTTAGCTTTTACCAGGAAAAAGTGCCCGGCATGTTCATTTTTTTAGGAGGAATGCCTAAAGGCGCCGACCCACTTAAAGCGCCATCGCACCATACCCCCGATTTTTATATCGACGAAAGTGGCTTTACCCTGGGTGTAAAAGCGCTATGTAATTTAACGTTGGATTATATGAATGCTAAAGGAAAATAG
- a CDS encoding FKBP-type peptidyl-prolyl cis-trans isomerase yields the protein MKNLLLVLFISVIAFASCKTAPNVDAVKQARIDDSLIRVYLSNNPVVKAVKDSSGLYYQVVKPGTGATATINSTITVNYQGKLLNGPPFDSANGYSSPLNKLVKGWQTGIPHIKEGGNIILFVPSALGYGGASLGPIPANSVLVFDIDLTAIK from the coding sequence ATGAAGAACCTATTGTTAGTACTATTTATTTCTGTTATCGCCTTTGCATCCTGTAAAACAGCTCCCAATGTTGATGCAGTGAAGCAGGCCAGGATCGACGATTCGCTTATCAGGGTTTACCTTTCCAACAATCCGGTTGTGAAGGCTGTGAAAGATTCGTCGGGCCTGTATTACCAGGTTGTTAAGCCAGGTACAGGGGCTACAGCTACTATTAATTCAACCATTACAGTAAACTACCAGGGCAAACTGCTTAACGGCCCGCCGTTTGATTCGGCAAATGGCTATTCGTCGCCCTTAAACAAGTTGGTAAAGGGATGGCAAACAGGCATTCCGCACATCAAAGAAGGCGGCAATATCATATTGTTCGTGCCATCGGCTTTGGGCTATGGCGGCGCATCGTTAGGCCCCATTCCGGCAAATTCGGTGTTGGTTTTTGATATTGATTTAACCGCAATAAAGTAA
- a CDS encoding FKBP-type peptidyl-prolyl cis-trans isomerase, protein MKKLLFLILFPLAIYSLSSCTKVSDPTISAAIQQASDDDAAIKAYLTAHPEITNVKDTLGCYYQVISEGGGAYPTLNTKITGSYIGTLLNGTVFDSSTSLNATLGSLIYGWRIVIPHVRIGSKLIMLIPSQYGYGTTTTDKIPANSVLIFNVDLTPTGA, encoded by the coding sequence ATGAAAAAACTTTTATTTTTAATTCTATTTCCCTTAGCCATCTATTCGCTGTCATCGTGTACAAAAGTAAGTGACCCGACAATTAGTGCCGCAATACAACAGGCTTCGGATGACGATGCTGCAATTAAGGCATATCTTACTGCCCACCCCGAGATTACCAATGTGAAAGATACCTTAGGGTGTTACTACCAGGTTATTAGCGAAGGAGGAGGGGCTTATCCAACGCTTAATACAAAAATCACCGGAAGCTATATTGGTACGTTACTTAACGGTACCGTATTTGACTCGAGCACCAGCCTTAACGCCACCTTAGGAAGCTTGATTTATGGTTGGCGAATAGTAATACCGCATGTGCGCATAGGATCGAAACTCATCATGCTGATACCATCGCAATACGGATATGGTACTACTACAACAGATAAAATCCCGGCAAACTCGGTGTTGATATTTAATGTGGACCTTACGCCCACAGGCGCTTAA
- a CDS encoding FKBP-type peptidyl-prolyl cis-trans isomerase, producing MKKLLLLLLLPVALFSSCLKSNNNVVPFDAAKQAAADETTIQAYLAAHTEIHAVKDTTGVYYQIITQGTGANPALTTTITAAYTGKLTNGTIFDSSTNLVYRLNGLIPAWQIALPYLKTGGQMLIITPSRYAYGNAQAGIIPANSVLIFSVNLTAVAN from the coding sequence ATGAAAAAACTTCTGCTATTGTTGCTGCTACCCGTTGCACTGTTTTCATCGTGCCTGAAATCGAATAATAACGTGGTGCCTTTTGATGCCGCCAAACAGGCCGCCGCAGATGAGACAACCATCCAGGCCTACCTTGCAGCACATACCGAAATTCATGCGGTAAAAGATACAACCGGTGTTTACTACCAGATAATTACCCAGGGTACTGGTGCTAACCCTGCTTTAACAACTACAATTACAGCGGCTTATACCGGCAAGTTAACCAACGGGACTATATTTGACTCGAGCACCAACCTGGTGTACCGCTTAAATGGCCTGATACCAGCATGGCAAATTGCATTACCCTACCTTAAAACAGGTGGGCAAATGCTGATAATAACCCCATCGCGCTACGCCTATGGAAATGCGCAGGCCGGCATTATCCCTGCAAATTCAGTACTGATATTTTCTGTTAATTTAACCGCGGTAGCCAATTAG
- the aspS gene encoding aspartate--tRNA ligase, producing MLRTHTCGELNISNLGQTVTLCGWVQKSRDLGGTTFIDVRDRYGLTQLVFNTDTDALLREKSRELGREFVIQVTGKVLERSNKNTKIPTGEIEIAVVGLEILNSAKIPPFLIEDETDGGEELRAKYRYLDLRRAPVRNNLILRHKMAQEIRRYLSDIDFLEVETPVLIKSTPEGARDFVVPSRMNPGEFYALPQSPQTFKQLLMVSGFDRYFQIVKCFRDEDLRADRQPEFTQIDCELSFITQEDILNIFEGLTRHLFTTVKGIDLGDFPRMQYADAMRLYGSDKPDVRFGMEFVELNDVVKGKGFGVFDNAELVVGINAKGCASYTRKQLDEITEWLKRPQIGVTGMIYCRYNEDGTLKSSVDKFYSEDELTNWAAAFEAERGDLMLVLAGNADKVRKQLNELRLEMGSRLGLRDKNKFAPLWVLDFPLLEWDEETERYHAMHHPFTSPKPEDIALLDTDPGAVRANAYDLVINGTEVGGGSIRIHDRAMQSLMFKHLGFSPEEAQKQFGFLMDAFEYGAPPHGGLALGFDRLVSIFAGLDSIRDVIAFPKNNSGRDVMIDSPSSIADTQLNELKIKTTV from the coding sequence ATGCTAAGAACTCATACCTGCGGCGAATTAAATATCAGCAACTTAGGTCAAACAGTTACATTGTGTGGCTGGGTACAAAAATCGCGCGATTTGGGCGGCACCACATTTATTGATGTGCGCGACCGTTATGGTTTAACCCAACTTGTTTTTAATACGGATACTGATGCCTTGCTGCGCGAAAAAAGCCGCGAGCTTGGCCGTGAGTTTGTGATACAGGTTACCGGCAAGGTGCTGGAGCGATCAAACAAAAACACAAAAATACCAACCGGCGAAATTGAAATTGCTGTAGTCGGTTTAGAGATATTGAACTCGGCTAAAATTCCGCCGTTCCTGATAGAAGACGAAACTGATGGCGGCGAAGAGCTGCGTGCCAAATACCGCTACCTTGATTTACGCCGTGCGCCTGTTCGTAATAATCTTATCCTGCGCCACAAAATGGCACAGGAAATACGCCGCTATTTAAGCGACATTGATTTTTTGGAGGTAGAAACCCCGGTACTGATCAAATCGACCCCGGAAGGAGCCCGCGATTTTGTGGTGCCAAGCCGCATGAACCCGGGCGAATTTTACGCGTTGCCGCAATCGCCGCAAACATTTAAACAATTGCTGATGGTAAGCGGGTTCGACCGTTATTTCCAGATTGTGAAATGTTTCAGGGATGAGGATTTGCGTGCCGACCGCCAGCCAGAATTTACCCAGATTGACTGCGAGCTATCGTTCATTACCCAGGAGGATATCCTGAATATTTTTGAAGGCCTTACCCGCCACCTGTTCACCACGGTAAAAGGTATCGACCTTGGCGATTTCCCACGGATGCAATATGCCGACGCGATGCGCCTTTACGGTTCTGATAAACCGGATGTAAGGTTCGGGATGGAGTTTGTAGAACTGAATGATGTTGTAAAAGGCAAAGGTTTTGGCGTATTTGACAACGCCGAACTGGTTGTGGGTATCAACGCCAAAGGCTGTGCCAGCTACACCCGTAAGCAATTGGATGAAATTACCGAATGGTTAAAACGCCCACAAATTGGCGTAACCGGCATGATATATTGCCGTTATAACGAAGATGGTACTTTAAAATCATCGGTTGATAAATTTTACAGCGAAGATGAGCTGACCAACTGGGCTGCAGCGTTTGAGGCAGAACGGGGCGATTTAATGCTGGTATTGGCCGGCAATGCCGATAAAGTACGCAAGCAACTGAACGAATTGCGCCTGGAAATGGGTAGCCGTTTAGGCCTGCGCGATAAAAATAAATTCGCGCCGCTTTGGGTGCTTGATTTTCCGCTGCTGGAGTGGGACGAAGAAACCGAACGTTATCATGCCATGCACCACCCCTTCACTTCGCCAAAACCGGAAGATATTGCCTTGCTGGATACCGATCCGGGGGCTGTACGCGCCAACGCGTATGACCTGGTTATTAACGGCACTGAAGTTGGTGGCGGATCCATAAGGATCCATGACCGTGCCATGCAGTCATTGATGTTTAAGCACCTGGGCTTTTCGCCCGAAGAGGCGCAAAAGCAATTTGGCTTTTTGATGGATGCCTTTGAGTATGGCGCACCTCCGCATGGTGGTTTAGCCCTTGGGTTTGATAGGCTGGTATCTATTTTTGCCGGGTTAGATTCTATCCGCGATGTTATCGCTTTCCCTAAGAACAATTCGGGTCGCGATGTGATGATCGATTCGCCATCAAGCATCGCCGATACACAGCTTAACGAGCTTAAGATTAAAACAACAGTATAA
- a CDS encoding TonB-dependent receptor: MKNVFAAIIALLLPVLASAQLSISGKVTNQSGEALPGATITLTNPTTSVVADATGKYGFTNLKPGNYTLNASFIGYQAISKNIVLAASQVINLTLNNGTFAAEEVTISATRAVKNSPTAFTNLSKNDLAKNNFGQDLPYLLSLTPSVVTTSDAGAGIGYTGIRIRGSDNTRVNVTINGIPLNDAESQGSYFIDLPDLASSVDNIQVQRGVGTSTNGAGAFGGSINIQTTARRDTAYAEINTSAGSYGSIKNTVNVGTGLLGGHFSLDGRLSRIHSNGYIDRATSDLKSLYLSAAWYGKNSTIRANVISGHERTYQAWNGIADYVIGDNTRKDNRTYNELGLMDDAGNFYKDQVDDYLQNHYQLLYDQKISSKLSFSGALHYTKGKGYYEEYHQQDAVVNYGLTPVIMGTDTIKTTDLVRRLWLDNEFYGVTYALKYQPQSNLNMTLGGAYNEYKGAHYGNILYTKESAGIGPNYEYYRDNAKKNDFNIFYRAEWHLNKLLLYADAQYRHLYYNFYGIDKNQQNAQQSIELNFFNPKVGITYQLNEQNNVYASFAVGNHEPNRDDYVNSTPQARPKAENLKDFEAGYRTVGKIFSGGINGFYMLYKNQLILTGALNDVGSAIRTNVPDSYRAGVELDGKVRITSQLNWGLTATWSANKIKNYHQFFSNYDDGTLVEETFKKTTIAYSPSLTGASIISYSPVKGGEIAFISKYVSKQYLDNTMNQNPAGFNIAPDNAANPYAANRYLKSYFTSDVRLRYNFSISSVKNIGLGLQVNNVFSKKYEANGATYPDIEGGNMVNYNYYFPQAPRNFMAMLSLNF; the protein is encoded by the coding sequence TTGAAAAATGTATTCGCGGCTATCATAGCCCTGCTGCTGCCTGTTTTGGCATCGGCCCAGCTTTCCATATCCGGAAAAGTAACCAATCAATCGGGCGAAGCACTGCCCGGTGCAACTATTACCCTTACAAACCCAACTACCAGCGTTGTTGCCGATGCTACCGGCAAGTATGGCTTTACTAATCTTAAACCCGGCAACTACACACTAAATGCCAGTTTTATTGGTTACCAAGCCATCAGCAAAAATATCGTTTTAGCGGCCAGCCAGGTTATCAACCTAACGCTCAATAATGGCACGTTTGCGGCCGAGGAAGTGACCATCAGCGCCACCCGTGCGGTTAAAAACTCGCCAACGGCATTTACCAATCTCAGCAAAAACGATTTAGCAAAAAATAACTTCGGGCAGGATCTGCCTTACCTGTTGAGCCTTACCCCATCGGTTGTGACAACATCAGATGCGGGCGCGGGCATCGGCTACACCGGCATCCGCATCCGTGGCTCTGATAATACCCGGGTTAACGTTACCATCAACGGCATTCCGCTGAATGATGCCGAAAGCCAGGGATCATACTTTATCGACCTGCCCGACCTGGCCTCGTCGGTTGATAATATCCAGGTGCAGCGCGGCGTGGGTACATCAACCAATGGCGCTGGCGCTTTTGGCGGCAGCATCAATATCCAGACTACCGCGCGCCGCGATACTGCTTATGCCGAGATCAATACTTCGGCCGGTTCTTACGGTTCTATCAAAAACACGGTTAATGTCGGTACCGGCTTACTGGGCGGGCATTTCAGTTTAGATGGCCGTTTATCACGCATCCACTCCAATGGTTATATTGACAGGGCAACGTCCGATTTAAAATCTCTTTACTTAAGCGCTGCCTGGTATGGCAAAAACAGCACCATCAGGGCCAACGTAATATCGGGCCACGAGCGCACTTACCAGGCCTGGAATGGCATTGCCGATTATGTTATTGGTGATAATACCCGAAAGGATAACCGCACTTATAACGAGCTTGGCCTGATGGACGACGCCGGTAATTTTTATAAAGACCAGGTTGATGATTACCTACAAAACCACTACCAGTTGCTGTACGATCAGAAGATAAGCAGTAAGCTATCTTTTAGCGGCGCATTGCACTACACCAAGGGCAAGGGTTACTATGAAGAGTACCATCAACAGGATGCTGTAGTCAATTATGGACTCACCCCGGTTATTATGGGTACAGATACCATTAAAACTACCGACCTGGTACGCAGGCTTTGGCTTGATAATGAATTTTATGGTGTTACGTACGCTTTAAAATATCAGCCGCAAAGTAACCTGAACATGACCCTGGGCGGCGCTTATAATGAATACAAAGGCGCGCACTACGGCAATATTCTTTATACTAAAGAAAGTGCCGGTATTGGCCCCAACTATGAGTACTATCGTGATAATGCCAAAAAGAACGACTTTAATATTTTTTACCGCGCCGAATGGCATTTAAACAAGTTACTGCTTTATGCCGATGCGCAGTACCGTCACCTTTACTACAATTTTTACGGTATAGACAAAAACCAGCAGAACGCGCAGCAAAGCATCGAGCTTAACTTTTTTAACCCCAAAGTAGGTATTACTTACCAGCTTAATGAGCAAAACAATGTATATGCATCATTTGCGGTAGGTAACCATGAGCCAAACCGCGATGATTATGTTAACTCCACCCCGCAAGCCAGGCCTAAGGCCGAAAACCTGAAGGATTTTGAAGCAGGTTACCGTACTGTTGGCAAAATTTTTAGCGGCGGTATTAATGGCTTTTATATGCTGTATAAAAACCAGCTGATACTAACCGGGGCGCTTAATGATGTGGGCAGCGCTATACGCACCAACGTTCCGGATAGCTATCGCGCAGGTGTTGAGCTTGATGGCAAAGTACGTATAACCAGCCAGCTTAACTGGGGCCTTACTGCTACCTGGAGCGCCAACAAGATTAAAAACTACCACCAGTTTTTCTCTAATTACGATGACGGCACTTTGGTTGAAGAAACATTTAAAAAAACCACCATTGCTTATTCGCCATCGCTTACCGGGGCCAGCATCATTAGCTACAGCCCGGTTAAAGGCGGCGAAATCGCTTTTATAAGCAAGTACGTGAGCAAACAGTATTTAGATAATACCATGAACCAAAACCCTGCCGGTTTTAACATAGCGCCCGATAACGCCGCTAATCCGTATGCCGCCAACAGGTATTTAAAAAGCTATTTCACCAGCGATGTAAGGCTGCGTTATAACTTCAGCATCAGCTCGGTAAAAAACATTGGTTTGGGCCTGCAGGTTAATAATGTTTTCAGCAAAAAGTACGAGGCTAACGGTGCTACATACCCGGATATTGAAGGCGGCAACATGGTAAACTATAACTACTATTTTCCGCAGGCGCCGCGCAATTTTATGGCGATGCTTAGCCTAAATTTTTAA
- the pnuC gene encoding nicotinamide riboside transporter PnuC, giving the protein MHDLIKLFFDQIKETTWVQWLAVALGVAEVLLARKNNILLYPAGILGTAIAIYLLLDVGLYAESILNGYYVVMSVYGWWYWIKRRNEPPVEISWSTKNEWAISIAISVIGWVFFYVLLKNLPAKYFTPSNVPVWDALISSTAWAGMWLLARRKIENWIFLNISNLFAVPILFYKHLPMFALLTIFLFVVAILGYFDWAARVKNQESRIKTGN; this is encoded by the coding sequence ATGCATGATTTAATAAAGCTTTTCTTTGATCAGATAAAGGAAACCACCTGGGTGCAATGGCTTGCCGTTGCCCTGGGTGTTGCCGAAGTTTTGCTGGCGCGAAAAAATAATATTTTGCTTTATCCTGCGGGTATTTTGGGGACCGCAATTGCTATTTATTTGTTGCTTGATGTAGGTTTGTACGCCGAATCGATACTGAATGGCTATTATGTGGTCATGAGCGTTTACGGCTGGTGGTACTGGATAAAACGGCGCAACGAGCCCCCTGTAGAAATTTCGTGGAGCACCAAAAACGAATGGGCGATAAGCATTGCCATATCCGTTATTGGCTGGGTATTTTTTTATGTGCTGCTCAAAAACCTGCCGGCTAAATATTTTACGCCATCAAACGTACCTGTTTGGGACGCGCTGATATCGTCAACCGCCTGGGCAGGCATGTGGCTGCTGGCCCGCCGAAAAATAGAGAACTGGATTTTTTTAAACATATCCAACCTGTTTGCCGTACCCATCCTGTTTTACAAGCACCTCCCCATGTTTGCGCTGCTCACCATCTTTTTATTTGTTGTAGCTATTTTAGGGTACTTTGACTGGGCGGCGAGAGTCAAGAATCAAGAATCAAGAATTAAGACAGGAAATTGA